A genomic stretch from Vibrio coralliilyticus includes:
- a CDS encoding DUF72 domain-containing protein, producing the protein MDGLPLRLGLTMWSHNNWQQSFYGSGTKPAERLEKYAQVFHTVEGNTTFYATPSVSTVQNWRAATHDDFKFTFKLPKAITHQQMLRGSQGPLNEFMQIMAPLHDRIGQWTIQLPAAFGPEHLNDLQRFCDLFPPNFPIGVEVRHPSFFSKGEEERQLNQWLHEKGYDRIIMDSRPVFAAKPDNEAIIDAQQKKPKVPVHAIATASHPMIRFIGHPTESENYAFFTPWLKKLPEWIAEGKQPYVMIHTADNIIAPELASNLYKMLQNNTQLPDLSAFPANDGNSQLQMF; encoded by the coding sequence ATGGATGGATTACCCCTAAGACTTGGCTTGACCATGTGGTCTCACAACAACTGGCAACAAAGCTTCTACGGCAGTGGCACCAAGCCCGCCGAAAGGCTAGAAAAGTACGCTCAGGTCTTCCATACTGTCGAAGGGAATACGACATTCTACGCCACACCAAGTGTTTCAACCGTGCAGAACTGGCGAGCTGCGACGCATGATGATTTCAAATTCACTTTTAAGCTGCCAAAAGCGATTACTCACCAACAAATGCTACGAGGCAGTCAAGGGCCACTCAATGAGTTCATGCAAATAATGGCACCTTTGCATGACCGCATCGGCCAGTGGACCATCCAATTGCCAGCGGCTTTTGGCCCAGAACATCTAAACGACCTGCAAAGATTCTGCGATTTATTCCCACCAAACTTCCCTATTGGTGTTGAAGTTCGACACCCCTCTTTTTTCTCTAAAGGTGAAGAAGAGCGTCAATTGAACCAGTGGCTGCACGAGAAAGGCTACGACCGGATCATCATGGATAGCCGGCCTGTGTTTGCAGCAAAACCGGACAATGAAGCCATCATCGACGCACAGCAAAAGAAACCTAAAGTCCCAGTGCACGCTATCGCCACAGCCTCACACCCCATGATTCGCTTTATCGGTCATCCAACGGAGTCTGAAAACTACGCTTTTTTCACCCCTTGGCTGAAAAAGCTACCAGAGTGGATAGCCGAAGGTAAGCAACCTTATGTAATGATCCATACCGCCGACAATATTATTGCGCCAGAACTTGCGAGTAATTTGTACAAAATGCTGCAAAACAATACTCAATTGCCTGACTTATCAGCATTCCCGGCAAATGATGGCAATTCGCAGTTACAGATGTTCTGA